The following coding sequences are from one Eriocheir sinensis breed Jianghai 21 chromosome 13, ASM2467909v1, whole genome shotgun sequence window:
- the LOC126998075 gene encoding tensin-2-like, translating to MLGGWMECCPSTVETQRHVFKVKKVKKARPCQVCHTPVVKVGSCCRVCKYLVHKACEPKVSTLTLVLRCCCYLSVGLVRQC from the exons cCGAGCACGGTGGAGACGCAGCGCCATGTGTTCAAGGTCAAGAAGGTCAAGAAGGCGCGGCCGTGTCAGGTGTGTCACACGCCGGTGGTCAAGGTGGGCTCCTGCTGCCGAG TTTGCAAATACCTGGTGCACAAGGCCTGCGAACCCAAGGTAAGCACTCTCACCCTCGTTCTCAGGTGTTGCTGTTACCTGAGTGTTGGTTTAGTGCGGCAGTGTTGA